The following are encoded together in the Narcine bancroftii isolate sNarBan1 chromosome 10, sNarBan1.hap1, whole genome shotgun sequence genome:
- the fbxl8 gene encoding F-box/LRR-repeat protein 8 — translation MEIPEEVLAMIFSYLSVCERYSASRVCRSWAEAVRSPLVWYHTSVSCDSGEEDDWCVHACSHSQQNVKYLKILCDQSVEENRKNLAQILHNMAASVTGLLGLTIVCTGENPYFYSGQDLLESVEGLFKANSCPHLRHVDFRKLPFTLDDSIVQLVTSKSPRLESLLINNKTLVCKVTSEVIQEALRNCPKLSALGLFHATLTENVLAELLHAKRPPLKLLQLNCKRMDKYKPTISAEMWEGVARRHPSLSVDIELDHTVPAKKISQILQPSIPAASIELNTFTFMVEQVDFISQNYQNTLKRLVLQTTSSDELNKALSTLASCCQFLEEIHCYCVVSADTVQAFLLHCPTLRKYTLKTTKEPHPWLPEIIQ, via the exons ATGGAGATCCCTGAGGAAGTCCTGGCCATGATATTTTCCTACTTGTCAGTGTGTGAGAGGTACTCAGCCTCGCGGGTCTGCAGAAGCTGGGCAGAGGCTGTTCGTTCTCCTCTTGTGTGGTACCACACATCAGTGAG CTGTGATTCTGGAGAGGAGGATGACtggtgtgtgcatgcgtgcagcCATTCCCAGCAGAATGTGAAATATCTGAAGATTCTGTGTGATCAGTCAGTGGAGGAAAATCGGAAAAACCTGGCCCAAATTCTGCACAATATGGCAGCATCAGTAACAGGCCTGTTGGGTCTCACCATTGTGTGCACTGGAGAAAATCCTTACTTCTATTCTGGGCAAGACTTGCTGGAAAGTGTCGAAGGTTTATTCAAAGCAAATTCTTGTCCGCATCTCCGGCATGTGGACTTCAGAAAACTGCCATTCACTTTGGATGACAGTATCGTTCAACTGGTTACCAGCAAAAGCCCACGTTTAGAGAGCCTGCTCATCAATAATAAGACCCTGGTGTGCAAAGTGACTTCTGAAGTAATTCAAGAGGCTCTGAGAAATTGTCCAAAGCTGTCTGCTCTGGGTTTGTTTCATGCAACATTGACAGAGAATGTCCTTGCTGAGTTGCTTCATGCCAAACGCCCACCACTGAAACTCCTTCAGCTGAACTGCAAGCGGATGGACAAATATAAGCCAACCATCTCAGCTGAAATGTGGGAAGGTGTGGCAAGGAGGCACCCATCTCTCTCTGTTGACATTGAGTTGGACCATACAGTTCCTGCTAAGAAAATATCTCAAATCCTGCAACCTTCCATCCCAGCAGCCAGTATAGAATTAAATACCTTCACTTTTATGGTAGAACAAGTtgactttatctcccaaaactacCAAAATACCTTGAAAAGGTTAGTTCTTCAGACCACATCCTCTGATGAACTAAACAAGGCTTTGTCAACACTGGCGTCTTGCTGCCAATTTTTGGAGGAGATTCACTGCTACTGTGTGGTGTCTGCTGACACTGTGCAAGCTTTTCTGCTTCACTGCCCCACACTCCGCAAATATACACTGAAAACAACCAAAGAACCGCATCCTTGGCTGCCAGAAATCATACAATAG